A portion of the Chloroflexia bacterium SDU3-3 genome contains these proteins:
- a CDS encoding FAD-dependent oxidoreductase: protein MKNKNILISGASIAGLTLAYWLHKHGFTPTVVERAPAPRLGGQAIDLRGTGRDVAERMGIMAQVRQAHTGARGMVSVDSSGRRLASMSPALFGDSGGAIAEIEILRGDLVRILYEATRDRVECIFGDSIAELTQGEGGVTVRFEQGTTRSFDLVVGADGVHSNVRRLAFGPEAQFVRDMGAYAAIFTMRAPLELDGWELMYGIPARGGGKTAALYPLAHRSEAIAMFLFSSPSLAYDRHDIGQQKRLVAQAFAGDGWEVPGMLAAMGAAPDFYFDRVCQVHMERWSRGRAVLLGDAGYCGSPMGGNGSSMAMVGAYVLASELARAGGDHAGAFARYEAEMRPFVASCQKFAQGSAGFLLPRSRAQLWMVHQLTRMVPYMPWKGLIAADYQKTVNAIKLSDYSS, encoded by the coding sequence GTGAAGAACAAAAACATCCTGATCTCCGGCGCGAGCATCGCCGGTCTCACGCTGGCCTACTGGCTGCACAAGCACGGCTTCACGCCCACGGTGGTCGAGCGCGCGCCCGCGCCGCGCCTGGGCGGCCAGGCCATCGACCTGCGCGGCACGGGGCGCGATGTGGCCGAGCGCATGGGCATTATGGCCCAGGTGCGGCAGGCCCACACCGGCGCGCGCGGCATGGTCTCGGTCGACAGCTCGGGCAGGCGGCTGGCCAGCATGAGCCCCGCGCTGTTCGGCGACTCCGGCGGCGCGATCGCCGAGATCGAGATCCTGCGCGGCGATCTGGTGCGCATCCTCTACGAGGCCACCCGCGACCGCGTGGAGTGCATCTTCGGCGACTCGATCGCCGAGCTGACCCAGGGCGAGGGTGGTGTCACCGTGCGCTTCGAGCAGGGCACCACGCGCAGCTTCGACCTGGTGGTGGGCGCGGATGGGGTGCACTCCAATGTGCGGCGGCTGGCCTTCGGCCCCGAGGCGCAGTTCGTGCGCGACATGGGGGCCTACGCCGCGATCTTCACCATGCGCGCCCCGCTGGAGCTGGACGGCTGGGAGCTGATGTACGGCATCCCCGCCAGGGGCGGTGGAAAGACGGCGGCGCTGTACCCGCTGGCGCACCGCAGCGAGGCCATCGCGATGTTCCTGTTCTCCTCGCCGTCGCTCGCCTACGACCGCCACGACATAGGCCAGCAGAAGCGGCTGGTGGCGCAGGCCTTCGCGGGGGATGGCTGGGAGGTGCCCGGCATGCTGGCGGCCATGGGCGCTGCGCCCGACTTCTACTTCGACCGCGTCTGCCAGGTGCACATGGAGCGCTGGTCGCGCGGGCGGGCGGTGCTGCTGGGCGACGCGGGCTACTGCGGCTCGCCCATGGGCGGCAACGGCTCTAGCATGGCCATGGTGGGTGCCTATGTGCTGGCGAGCGAGTTGGCGCGGGCGGGCGGCGACCACGCCGGGGCGTTCGCGCGCTACGAGGCCGAGATGCGCCCGTTCGTGGCCAGCTGCCAGAAGTTCGCGCAGGGCAGCGCGGGCTTCCTGCTGCCCCGGTCGCGCGCGCAGCTGTGGATGGTGCACCAGCTGACCCGCATGGTGCCCTACATGCCTTGGAAGGGCCTGATCGCGGCGGACTACCAGAAGACGGTGAACGCCATCAAGCTGAGCGACTATAGCTCATAA
- a CDS encoding TetR/AcrR family transcriptional regulator yields MGHREDLLEGAKRCLYEKGYARTTARDIVAASGTNLASIGYHYGSTEALLNAAMIQACDEWGEEMARALTASGDPEATPLEQFEAGWSRVIESLAAHRQLWVATLEATVQSEHAPELRTFMASALQQGREGLAALFSKIDPVSDPQQAWMVGSLYQALMSGVMVQWMIDPEHAPSGRDLAEAMRVIMGSGQPGEAKRD; encoded by the coding sequence ATGGGACATCGAGAAGATTTGCTTGAGGGTGCCAAGCGCTGCCTCTACGAGAAGGGGTATGCCCGCACCACCGCCCGCGACATTGTGGCCGCATCCGGCACCAACCTAGCCTCGATCGGCTACCACTACGGCTCGACCGAGGCGCTGCTGAACGCGGCCATGATCCAGGCCTGCGACGAGTGGGGCGAGGAGATGGCGCGTGCGCTCACCGCCAGCGGCGACCCCGAGGCCACGCCGCTGGAGCAGTTCGAGGCGGGCTGGAGCCGCGTGATCGAGTCGCTGGCCGCGCACCGGCAGCTGTGGGTGGCCACGCTTGAGGCCACCGTGCAGAGCGAGCACGCGCCGGAGCTACGCACGTTCATGGCCAGCGCCCTGCAGCAGGGGCGCGAGGGCCTAGCCGCGCTCTTCAGCAAGATCGACCCGGTCAGCGACCCGCAGCAGGCCTGGATGGTCGGCTCGCTCTACCAGGCGCTTATGAGCGGCGTGATGGTGCAGTGGATGATCGACCCTGAGCACGCGCCGTCGGGGCGCGATCTGGCCGAGGCGATGCGGGTGATCATGGGCAGCGGCCAGCCGGGTGAGGCCAAGCGCGACTGA
- a CDS encoding beta-glucosidase, with the protein MAILNGVAEERATRELRFPEGFLWGVASSAFQIEGGWDADGKGESIWDRFGHTPGRMRGGATGDVACDHYHRLDEDLDLIARLGVGCYRFSIAWPRLFPNGHGPVNQRGVDFYRRLIAGLRERGIVPMATLYHWDLPQALQDRGGWANRATAFRFAEFAAECFRQFGQDVPLWATLNEPAIVAWLGYGAGVKAPGVRRPWQLLDVTHHLLLAHGLAVQLFRSMAPRTAPDLPPAQIGVVLNPQPIAPRSLALADVWVANMWAGMWNRLYMEPLFRGRYPADTLALMAAMGARLHVRPYDMALISQPIDFLGLNIYTRLVLGATPRGGMRAVVPPGPLTAMGWEIYPRCVSDVLKLAATYTDIPLYIAENGAAFEDTLAPDGGVQDDARIAYLRDHIAEAHRAIAAGVNLKGYFVWSLMDNIEWEDGYDKRFGLIHVDFATLKRTWKASAEWYRAVALRNAVGGT; encoded by the coding sequence CGGAGGGCTTCCTGTGGGGCGTAGCCTCCTCGGCCTTCCAGATCGAGGGCGGGTGGGATGCCGACGGCAAGGGCGAGAGCATCTGGGACCGCTTCGGGCACACGCCGGGGCGCATGCGTGGCGGGGCCACCGGCGATGTGGCCTGCGACCACTACCACCGCCTCGACGAGGATCTCGACCTGATCGCGCGGCTGGGCGTGGGCTGCTACCGCTTCTCGATCGCCTGGCCGCGCCTCTTCCCCAACGGCCACGGCCCCGTCAACCAGCGCGGCGTCGACTTCTACCGCAGGCTGATCGCGGGCCTGCGCGAGCGCGGCATCGTGCCCATGGCCACGCTCTACCACTGGGATCTGCCCCAGGCCCTGCAGGATCGTGGCGGCTGGGCCAACCGCGCCACCGCCTTCCGCTTCGCGGAGTTCGCCGCCGAGTGCTTCCGCCAGTTTGGCCAGGATGTGCCGCTGTGGGCCACACTCAACGAGCCGGCCATCGTGGCCTGGCTGGGCTACGGCGCGGGCGTGAAGGCCCCCGGCGTGCGCCGCCCCTGGCAGCTGCTGGATGTGACCCACCACCTGCTGCTGGCCCATGGCCTAGCCGTGCAGCTGTTCCGCAGCATGGCCCCGCGCACTGCCCCTGACCTGCCGCCCGCCCAGATCGGCGTGGTGCTGAACCCCCAGCCGATCGCGCCGCGCTCGCTGGCCCTGGCCGATGTGTGGGTGGCCAATATGTGGGCGGGCATGTGGAACCGCCTGTACATGGAGCCGCTGTTTCGCGGGCGCTACCCGGCGGATACCCTGGCCCTGATGGCAGCGATGGGCGCGCGCCTGCACGTGCGGCCCTATGACATGGCGCTGATCAGCCAGCCGATCGACTTCCTAGGCCTGAACATCTACACCCGGCTGGTGCTGGGGGCCACGCCGCGCGGCGGCATGCGCGCCGTGGTGCCGCCCGGGCCGCTCACCGCCATGGGCTGGGAGATCTACCCGCGCTGCGTGAGCGATGTGCTGAAGCTGGCCGCCACCTACACCGACATCCCGCTGTACATCGCCGAGAACGGCGCGGCCTTCGAGGATACCCTGGCCCCCGATGGCGGCGTGCAGGACGATGCCCGCATCGCCTACCTGCGCGACCACATCGCCGAGGCCCACCGCGCCATCGCGGCTGGGGTGAACCTCAAGGGCTATTTCGTGTGGTCGCTGATGGACAATATCGAGTGGGAGGACGGCTACGACAAGCGCTTCGGCCTCATTCACGTGGATTTCGCCACGCTCAAGCGCACCTGGAAGGCCAGCGCCGAGTGGTACCGCGCCGTGGCCCTGCGCAACGCGGTGGGTGGGACATAA